A window of Acropora muricata isolate sample 2 chromosome 3, ASM3666990v1, whole genome shotgun sequence contains these coding sequences:
- the LOC136912376 gene encoding uncharacterized protein, which yields MRVLRMSPFVFSSSTVRRRPNLQEKAVLGKRRIWRAVYTSMATSCLAEESEKTVKEKASGIEAEQTELEKLIEEILEREKNAKNELESKEREKKSKAEKKKASAEEVRKQAMERMAKRKGDNEENREKKPKIRRSTADAIDYLRGKSSNEKEYRKEKLEIRKREIQLKAEKQDQTQRQQQAMFSAMMAQIQQQQQQQQNMMSLMKTVMENYKKA from the exons ATGCGCGTGCTGCGCATGTCTCCGTTTGTGTTTTCGTCGTCCACGGTTCGTCGACGACCAAATTTGCAAGAGAAAGCGGTTCTGGGGAAAAG GCGTATTTGGCGAGCAGTGTATACCAGCATGGCTACCTCCTGCCTGGCAGAAGAATCCGAGAAAAC AGTGAAGGAAAAAGCTTCTGGCATCGAGGCGGAGCAGACCGAGCTAGAGAAACTGATAGAGGAAATTTTAGAGCGAGAAAAGAACGCCAAAAACGAACTGGAGTCAAAAGAACGCGAAAAGAAGAGTAAGGCGGAGAAAAAAAAGGCTTCAGCAGAAGAAGTCAGGAAACAAGCGATGGAGagaatggcgaaacgaaaaggTGATAATGAggaaaacagagaaaagaaaccaaagatCAGACGAAGCACTGCTGACGCTATAGATTATTTGAGAGGGAAATCAAGTAACGAAAAGGAGTATAGGAAAGAGAAATTAGAGATCAGGAAGAGAGAAATCCAGTTAAAGGCTGAAAAGCAAGATCAAACTCAAAGGCAACAGCAGGCTATGTTTTCAGCAATGATGGCTCAAAttcagcagcaacaacagcaacaacaaaatatgATGTCACTCATGAAGACAGTCATGGAAAATTACAAGAAAGCATGA